One Campylobacter concisus DNA segment encodes these proteins:
- the rnhA gene encoding ribonuclease HI, which produces MKIVTLFSDGSCLGNPGAGGWAYILRYNEAQKKESGGEAYTTNNQMELKAAIMGLKALKEPCEVRLFTDSSYVVNSINEWLANWQKRNFKNVKNVELWQEYLEISKPHKVVASWVKGHAGHPENEECDQMARDEALKIKDENKI; this is translated from the coding sequence GTGAAGATAGTAACACTTTTTAGCGACGGCTCATGCCTTGGAAACCCTGGAGCTGGCGGCTGGGCTTACATTTTGAGATATAACGAAGCGCAAAAAAAAGAGAGTGGCGGCGAGGCATATACGACAAATAACCAAATGGAGCTAAAAGCTGCGATAATGGGGCTAAAAGCACTAAAAGAGCCCTGCGAGGTAAGGCTCTTTACCGATAGCTCATACGTGGTAAATAGCATAAACGAGTGGCTTGCAAATTGGCAAAAGAGAAATTTCAAAAATGTAAAAAATGTCGAGCTTTGGCAGGAGTATTTAGAGATTTCAAAGCCGCATAAAGTCGTAGCTAGCTGGGTTAAGGGGCATGCTGGACACCCTGAAAATGAGGAGTGCGACCAGATGGCAAGGGACGAGGCATTAAAAATAAAAGATGAGAATAAAATATGA
- the rnc gene encoding ribonuclease III — MKNLEEFERSLGYKFKKSELLEEALTHKSTKQALNNERLEFLGDAVMDLLVAEYLFKKFSKIAEGDMSKLRAALVNEKSFANMSRRLKMGEFLRLSQAEENNGGREKDSILSDAFEAVMGAIYLEAGLDKVREISIALLELCYPQIDFAHLEKDYKTALQEVTQANLGVIPSYELIGSFGPDHKKEFEIALLLNGKEISRAVGSSKKQAQQLAAKIALEKIKK, encoded by the coding sequence ATGAAAAATTTAGAAGAATTTGAACGTAGTCTTGGTTATAAATTTAAAAAATCTGAGCTTTTAGAAGAGGCTCTAACGCACAAGAGCACTAAGCAGGCGTTAAATAACGAGAGGCTCGAGTTTTTGGGCGATGCGGTGATGGATCTGCTCGTGGCTGAGTATCTTTTTAAGAAATTTAGCAAGATCGCAGAGGGCGATATGAGCAAACTTCGCGCCGCACTTGTAAACGAAAAAAGCTTTGCAAATATGTCTAGGCGACTAAAAATGGGCGAGTTTTTAAGACTTAGCCAAGCCGAGGAAAATAACGGCGGCCGCGAAAAAGATAGCATTTTAAGCGACGCATTTGAGGCGGTGATGGGGGCTATCTACCTAGAGGCTGGGCTTGATAAAGTGCGAGAAATTTCGATCGCCTTGCTTGAGCTTTGCTATCCGCAGATCGACTTTGCGCACCTTGAAAAAGACTACAAAACCGCCCTTCAAGAGGTCACTCAAGCAAACCTTGGTGTCATACCAAGCTACGAGCTCATAGGCTCTTTTGGCCCTGATCACAAGAAAGAATTTGAGATAGCTCTACTACTAAATGGCAAGGAAATTTCACGTGCCGTTGGAAGCTCGAAAAAGCAAGCCCAACAGCTCGCAGCAAAGATAGCGCTAGAAAAAATCAAAAAATAG
- the aroC gene encoding chorismate synthase, producing the protein MNTFGKKLTLTSFGESHGVAIGGVIDGLPAGLKIDADFIQSELDKRRPGQSSFTTARDEADKIEIFSGVFDGMSTGAPIGFAIFNNNQKSNDYENLREIFRPGHADLTYFKKYGIRDHRGGGRASARETAVRVAGGAFAQLLLNEFKIEVLSGVLGIGKVISEKVDFAFAQNSQIYALGNEEAMKEAVSKARSEHDSVGAVVLSVAKGVPAGLGEPLYDRLDSALAAALMGINGVKAVEIGAGVNVSSMLGSANNDEMDELGFLSNNAGGILGGISSGAQIVLKSHFKPTPSIFKEQKTLNLKGEAVDFELRGRHDPCIGIRGSVVATAMIRLVLADMLLLNASTKLENLKKIYG; encoded by the coding sequence TTGAATACATTTGGCAAAAAACTAACCTTAACTAGCTTTGGCGAGAGCCATGGGGTGGCGATAGGCGGCGTGATAGACGGCCTACCTGCTGGGCTAAAGATCGATGCAGACTTCATCCAAAGTGAGCTTGACAAGCGTCGCCCTGGACAAAGCAGCTTCACAACGGCAAGAGATGAGGCCGATAAGATAGAAATTTTTAGCGGCGTTTTTGATGGCATGAGCACTGGAGCGCCGATAGGTTTTGCCATTTTTAACAACAACCAAAAGTCAAATGACTATGAAAATTTACGTGAAATTTTTCGCCCTGGGCATGCTGATCTTACCTATTTTAAAAAATATGGCATTAGAGATCATAGAGGTGGTGGGCGCGCGAGTGCCAGAGAGACTGCGGTAAGGGTCGCTGGCGGGGCATTTGCGCAGCTACTTTTAAATGAATTTAAGATAGAAGTTTTAAGCGGCGTGCTTGGCATCGGCAAGGTCATCAGCGAAAAAGTTGATTTTGCTTTTGCTCAAAATTCGCAAATTTACGCCCTTGGCAACGAAGAGGCAATGAAAGAGGCGGTTAGCAAGGCTAGAAGCGAGCACGATAGCGTAGGAGCTGTGGTTTTAAGCGTGGCTAAAGGCGTGCCAGCTGGTCTTGGTGAGCCACTTTATGATAGGCTAGATAGCGCTTTAGCGGCGGCCTTAATGGGTATAAACGGCGTAAAGGCCGTAGAGATCGGTGCTGGCGTAAATGTAAGCTCCATGCTTGGCTCAGCAAACAACGACGAGATGGACGAGCTTGGCTTTTTGAGCAACAACGCTGGTGGCATACTTGGAGGCATAAGCAGTGGGGCCCAGATCGTGCTAAAGAGCCATTTTAAACCAACGCCTTCGATATTTAAAGAGCAAAAAACTCTAAATTTAAAGGGCGAGGCGGTGGATTTTGAGCTAAGAGGCAGGCATGATCCTTGCATAGGCATACGTGGCAGCGTCGTAGCAACCGCGATGATAAGGCTAGTTCTTGCTGATATGCTCTTAC